A stretch of Campylobacter gracilis DNA encodes these proteins:
- a CDS encoding fumarate reductase flavoprotein subunit, translating to MNVIYCDSLVIGGGLAGLRAAIATGEKGLSTIVLSLIPVKRSHSAAAQGGMQASLGNSKMSEGDNEDVHFADTVKGSDWGCDQDVARMFAQTAPKAIRELAGWGVPWTRITRGERSAIINAQKTTITEKDEVHGLIHSRDFGGTKKWRTCYTADATGHTMLFAVANEALKHNVDIHDRKEAIALIHANNRCYGAIVRDLVTGELIAYVSKGTLIATGGYGRVYKHTTNAVVCEGIGAAIALETGVAQLGNMEAVQFHPTPIVPSGILLTEGCRGDGGILRDVDGYRFMPDYEPEKKELASRDVVSRRIMEHIRKGKGVKSPYGEHVWLDISILGREHIEKNLRDVQEICEIFNGIDPADTEVITDEQGRKRGKGWAPILPMQHYSMGGIKTKATGESPTLEGLFSAGEAACWDMHGFNRLGGNSVAETVVAGMIVGEYFAEYCQGHDVDINTHDIQKFVDKEQNYMKSLLEKEGKFNVFEIKNKMKDVMWEHCAIFRTGDGLAKAVKELEELYKQSLDVKVSNKELFGNPELEEAYRVPKMLKLALCIAKGALDRTESRGAHFREDYPKRDDLNWLKRTLASWKEGDTMPTLSYEPLDIMKMEMPPAFRGYGAKGNIIEHPDSAVRQKEVDEIREKMQAEGKGRYEIQEALMHYELQPKYKAPNERAGIGYE from the coding sequence ATGAATGTAATATATTGCGATTCTTTAGTTATTGGCGGCGGTTTGGCGGGCTTAAGAGCTGCGATCGCTACCGGCGAAAAAGGGCTTAGCACCATCGTTTTGAGTCTGATCCCCGTTAAGCGCTCGCACTCTGCGGCAGCCCAAGGCGGCATGCAGGCGTCTCTGGGAAATTCCAAAATGAGCGAGGGTGACAACGAGGACGTGCACTTTGCCGATACCGTAAAAGGAAGCGACTGGGGCTGTGATCAAGACGTCGCTAGGATGTTTGCGCAAACGGCGCCTAAGGCGATCCGCGAGCTTGCTGGCTGGGGCGTTCCTTGGACCAGGATTACTAGAGGCGAGCGAAGCGCTATTATCAACGCTCAAAAAACCACAATTACCGAAAAAGACGAGGTTCACGGGCTTATCCACAGCCGCGACTTCGGTGGCACGAAAAAATGGCGAACCTGCTATACCGCCGATGCTACGGGACATACTATGCTTTTTGCCGTTGCAAACGAAGCGCTAAAGCACAACGTCGATATCCACGACCGCAAGGAAGCGATCGCGCTAATTCATGCAAATAACCGCTGCTACGGCGCAATCGTGCGCGATTTGGTTACCGGCGAGCTGATTGCATACGTTTCAAAGGGCACGCTAATCGCTACCGGCGGCTATGGCAGAGTATATAAGCACACCACAAACGCCGTCGTCTGCGAGGGTATAGGTGCTGCTATCGCGCTTGAGACGGGCGTCGCGCAGCTTGGAAATATGGAAGCGGTGCAGTTTCACCCGACCCCTATCGTTCCGAGCGGAATTTTGCTTACCGAGGGTTGCCGCGGCGACGGCGGAATTTTACGCGATGTGGACGGCTATCGCTTTATGCCCGATTATGAGCCCGAGAAAAAGGAACTTGCTAGCCGTGATGTCGTAAGCCGCCGTATAATGGAGCATATAAGAAAAGGTAAGGGCGTCAAAAGCCCTTACGGCGAGCACGTTTGGCTTGACATATCGATCCTCGGACGCGAGCATATCGAGAAAAATTTACGCGACGTGCAAGAAATTTGCGAAATTTTCAACGGCATCGATCCTGCCGACACCGAGGTAATAACCGACGAGCAGGGCAGAAAGCGCGGTAAAGGCTGGGCTCCGATCCTTCCTATGCAGCATTACTCGATGGGTGGCATCAAAACAAAAGCTACGGGCGAGAGCCCAACGCTAGAGGGGCTTTTTAGCGCCGGCGAGGCTGCGTGCTGGGATATGCACGGCTTTAACCGCTTGGGCGGAAATTCCGTCGCCGAAACCGTCGTCGCAGGAATGATCGTGGGCGAGTATTTTGCAGAGTATTGCCAAGGACACGACGTCGATATCAATACGCACGATATACAAAAATTCGTAGATAAAGAGCAAAACTACATGAAAAGCCTGCTTGAAAAAGAGGGTAAATTTAACGTATTTGAGATCAAAAACAAGATGAAAGACGTGATGTGGGAGCACTGCGCGATCTTCCGCACCGGCGATGGGCTAGCCAAAGCCGTAAAAGAGCTCGAGGAGCTTTACAAGCAGTCCTTGGACGTCAAAGTAAGCAATAAAGAGCTTTTCGGAAACCCGGAGCTTGAGGAGGCTTATCGCGTACCGAAAATGCTAAAACTCGCGCTTTGTATTGCTAAGGGCGCGCTTGATCGCACAGAAAGCCGCGGCGCGCACTTCCGCGAGGATTATCCGAAACGCGACGATCTAAACTGGCTAAAACGAACGCTTGCGAGCTGGAAGGAGGGCGATACTATGCCTACTCTAAGCTACGAGCCGCTTGATATTATGAAGATGGAGATGCCGCCTGCGTTCCGCGGATACGGCGCCAAAGGCAATATCATCGAGCATCCGGACAGCGCCGTGCGCCAAAAAGAGGTTGATGAAATTCGCGAGAAAATGCAAGCCGAGGGCAAGGGCAGATATGAAATTCAAGAGGCATTGATGCATTATGAATTGCAGCCAAAATATAAAGCACCTAACGAAAGAGCAGGTATAGGATATGAGTAG
- a CDS encoding fumarate reductase iron-sulfur subunit: protein MSRKITIKAFKYNPLSKISKPHFATYELEETDGMTLFIALNVIREKFDPELSFDFVCRAGICGSCGMLVNGKPQLACRTLTKDYPDGVIELMPLPVFKLLKDLSVDTGNWMNAMSKRVESWIHTDHETDISKLEEKVEPEVAQEVFELDRCIECGICVAACGVAIMRKDYIGAVGINRVARFQIDALDKRSDEDFYELIGDDDGVFGCMTLLGCEDNCPKHLPLQSKIAYIRRKLAAQGKCGCGK from the coding sequence ATGAGTAGAAAAATAACAATAAAGGCATTTAAGTATAATCCGCTAAGCAAAATTTCAAAGCCGCACTTCGCTACTTACGAGCTCGAAGAGACCGACGGAATGACGCTGTTTATCGCGCTTAACGTGATTCGTGAGAAATTTGATCCCGAGCTAAGCTTCGACTTCGTTTGCCGCGCGGGTATCTGCGGTAGCTGCGGTATGCTCGTAAACGGCAAGCCGCAGCTTGCGTGCCGCACGCTTACCAAGGACTATCCGGATGGCGTGATCGAGCTTATGCCTCTTCCGGTTTTCAAGCTGCTAAAAGACCTCAGCGTCGATACGGGCAACTGGATGAATGCGATGAGCAAACGCGTAGAGAGCTGGATCCACACCGATCACGAGACCGATATCTCAAAGCTTGAGGAGAAGGTCGAACCGGAGGTCGCGCAGGAGGTTTTCGAGCTGGATCGCTGCATCGAGTGCGGTATCTGCGTAGCTGCATGCGGCGTAGCGATAATGCGAAAAGACTACATCGGCGCCGTCGGCATCAACCGCGTGGCACGCTTTCAGATCGATGCGCTGGATAAACGCAGCGACGAGGATTTTTACGAGCTAATCGGCGATGATGACGGAGTATTCGGCTGTATGACGCTGTTAGGCTGCGAGGACAACTGCCCTAAGCACCTTCCGCTTCAAAGCAAAATCGCCTATATCCGCCGCAAGCTTGCCGCTCAGGGCAAATGCGGCTGCGGCAAATAA